A single Lolium perenne isolate Kyuss_39 chromosome 6, Kyuss_2.0, whole genome shotgun sequence DNA region contains:
- the LOC127306001 gene encoding 1-aminocyclopropane-1-carboxylate oxidase 1 translates to MATVAAASLSFPVINMEKLETEERGAAMEVIRDACENWGFFELLNHGISHELMDEVERVSKAHYKNIREDKFKEFAARTLEAGEKGADVKDVDWESTFFVRHLPATNLADLPDLDDRYRQVMKEFASEIEKLAERVLDLMCENLGLEKGYLKQAFVGSQGAPTFGTKVSSYPPCPRPDLVDGLRAHTDAGGVILLFQDDQVSGLQLLKDGAWVDVPPMRHAIVINIGDQLEVITNGRYKSVMHRVLTRPNGNRMSIASFYNPGADAVIFPAPALVSDVAAEEKEGEEGVAVYPRFVFEDYMNLYVQHKFEAKEPRFEAMKSDAAPIATA, encoded by the exons ATGGCGACGGTTGCTGCTGCCTCGTTGAGCTTCCCGGTGATCAACATGGAGAAGCTGGAGACGGAAGAGAGGGGCGCGGCCATGGAGGTCATCCGCGACGCCTGCGAGAACTGGGGCTTCTTCGAG CTGCTGAACCATGGCATCTCGCACGAGCTGATGGACGAGGTGGAACGGGTGAGCAAGGCGCACTACAAGAACATTAGGGAGGACAAGTTCAAGGAGTTCGCGGCGAGGACGCTGGAGGCCGGCGAGAAGGGCGCCGACGTGAAGGACGTGGACTGGGAGAGCACCTTCTTCGTCCGCCACCTCCCCGCCACCAACCTCGCCGACCTGCCCGACCTCGACGACCGCTACAG GCAAGTGATGAAAGAATTCGCGTCGGAGATCGAGAAGCTGGCGGAGCGCGTCCTGGACCTGATGTGCGAGAACCTGGGGCTGGAGAAGGGCTACCTTAAACAAGCATTCGTGGGCTCCCAAGGCGCGCCGACGTTCGGCACCAAGGTGAGCAGCTACCCGCCGTGCCCACGGCCTGACCTCGTCGACGGCCTCCGCGCGCACACCGACGCCGGCGGCGTGATCCTGCTCTTCCAGGACGATCAGGTGAGCGGCCTCCAGCTGCTCAAGGATGGGGCGTGGGTGGACGTGCCGCCCATGCGCCACGCCATCGTCATCAACATCGGCGACCAGCTGGAGGTGATCACCAACGGGCGGTACAAGAGCGTGATGcaccgcgtgctcacccgccccaACGGCAACCGCATGTCCATCGCGTCCTTCTACAACCCCGGAGCCGACGCCGTCATCTTCCCAGCGCCAGCGCTCGTCAGCGATGTCGCCGCGGAGGAGAAGGAGGGCGAGGAGGGCGTGGCCGTGTACCCGCGGTTCGTGTTCGAGGACTACATGAACCTCTACGTTCAACACAAGTTCGAGGCCAAGGAGCCACGCTTCGAGGCCATGAAGTCGGACGCTGCGCCCATCGCCACCGCGTAA